The following proteins come from a genomic window of Desulfovibrio sp. UIB00:
- a CDS encoding HAD family hydrolase has protein sequence MVCQHISSPNFPHAVIFDMDNTLYPYQPSHNAGMNAVEEKLITDYGITSKNFTECFMQARNELKVRLKATASSHSRLLYFMRTLELLGFKSQPLLALDLEQSYWRNFLKVAELYPDVIQVFEFLKSSGVAIAIVTDLTSQIQLRKLIYFDIDKYIDCIVTSEEAGIDKSGLVPFELAIQRLGIPPQEIWVVGDNEQADMHPAHHFSMLPVFKFSATSCAPQWVPLKFQHFAELKRILEDLKQ, from the coding sequence ATGGTTTGTCAGCACATATCATCGCCAAATTTTCCGCATGCAGTTATTTTTGATATGGATAATACGCTCTATCCTTATCAACCTAGTCATAATGCTGGGATGAATGCTGTAGAGGAAAAACTCATCACAGATTATGGGATTACATCTAAAAATTTTACTGAGTGCTTCATGCAGGCACGAAATGAACTAAAGGTGCGCTTGAAAGCAACGGCGAGTTCTCACAGTCGTCTTTTATATTTTATGCGTACACTCGAGTTGTTGGGATTCAAATCACAGCCATTACTTGCGCTTGATCTTGAACAGAGTTATTGGCGAAATTTTTTAAAAGTTGCAGAACTTTACCCAGATGTTATTCAGGTGTTTGAGTTTCTCAAATCTTCTGGGGTTGCTATTGCCATAGTTACAGATCTTACTTCCCAAATACAGTTGCGAAAATTGATATATTTCGATATTGATAAATACATAGACTGCATTGTAACAAGTGAGGAGGCTGGCATAGATAAAAGTGGTCTTGTTCCATTTGAACTTGCAATACAGCGACTCGGAATCCCTCCACAGGAAATATGGGTCGTTGGTGATAATGAACAGGCTGATATGCATCCAGCGCATCATTTTTCAATGTTGCCGGTATTTAAATTTTCTGCCACGTCATGCGCGCCTCAATGGGTGCCGCTTAAATTCCAGCATTTTGCTGAATTGAAAAGAATTTTGGAAGATCTGAAGCAATAG